In Cervus elaphus chromosome 5, mCerEla1.1, whole genome shotgun sequence, the following proteins share a genomic window:
- the FBXO21 gene encoding F-box only protein 21 isoform X4 — protein MAAAAVDSAMEVVPALVEEAAPEAAGLSCLVNLPGEVLEYILCSGSLTAADIGRVSSTCRRLRELCQGSGKVWKEQFRVRWPSLMKHYSPTDYVNWLEEYKVRQKAGLEARKIVASFSKRFFSEHVPCNGFSDIENLEGPEIFFEDELVCILNMEGRKALTWKYYAKKILYYLRQQKILNNLKAFLQQPDDYESYLEGAVYIDQYCNPLSDISLKDIQAQIDSIVELVCKTLRGINSRHPSLAFKAGESSMIMEIELQSQVLDAMNHVLYDQLKFKGNRMDYYNALNLYMHQVLIRRTGIPISMSLLYLTIARQLGVPLEPVNFPSHFLLRWCQGAEGATLDIFDYIYIDAFGKGKQLTVKECEYLIGQHVTAALYGVVNVKKVLQRMVGNLLSLGKREGIDQSYQLLRDSLDLYLAMYPDQVQLLLLQARLYFHLGIWPEKELMAPGVQIPSPPTRFTPVDRGQARWSLKKPTDGHFPLLLPNLATGCRKENRTSGSGSSAPPARQVTSKERAFSLFS, from the exons ATGGCGGCGGCAGCGGTCGACAGCGCGATGGAAGTGGTGCCGGCGCTGGTGGAGGAGGCCGCGCCCGAGGCGGCGGGCCTCAGCTGCCTCGTCAACCTGCCGGGAGAGGTGCTAGAGTACATCCTGTGTAGCGGCTCGCTGACGGCCGCCGACATCGGCCGCGTCTCCAGCACCTGCCGGCGGCTGCGCGAGCTGTGCCAGGGTAGCGGGAAGGTGTGGAAGGAGCAGTTCCGGGTGAG GTGGCCTTCCCTTATGAAACACTACAGCCCCACCGACTACGTCAATTGGTTGGAGGAGTACAAAGTTCGACAAAAAGCTGGGTTGGAAGCCCGGAAGATTGTAGCCTCGTTCTCAAAGAGGTTCTTTTCAGAGCAC GTCCCTTGTAACGGTTTCAGTGACATTGAGAATCTTGAGGGCCCAGAGATATTTTTTGAGGATGAGCTGGTGTGTATCCTAAATATGGAAGGAAG aaaAGCTTTGACCTGGAAATACTACgccaaaaaaattctttattaccTAAGGCAACAGAAAATTTTGAATAATCTTAAGGCTTTTCTTCAGCAGCCTGATGACTATGAATCGTATCTTGAAG GCGCAGTGTATATTGACCAGTACTGCAACCCTCTCTCTGACATCAGTCTCAAGGACATCCAGGCTCAGATTGACAGCATCGTGGAGCTTGTTTGCAAAACCCTCCGGGGCATAAACAGTCGCCACCCCAGCTTGGCCTTCAAGGCAG GCGAATCCTCCATGATCATGGAAATAGAGCTCCAGAGTCAGGTGCTGGATGCCATGAACCATGTCCTATATGACCAGCTGAAGTTCAAGGGGAACCGAATGGATTACTACAACGCCCTGAACTTATACATGCACCAG GTGTTAATCCGCAGAACAGGAATCCCCATCAGCATGTCTCTGCTCTACCTGACAATTGCCCGGCAGTTGGGGGTCCCACTGGAGCCTGTCAACTTCCCCAGCCACTTCTTACTAAGGTGGTGCCAAGGGGCAGAAGG GGCGACCCTGGACATCTTTGACTACATCTACATAGATGCTTTTGGGAAAGGCAAGCAACTGACAGTGAAAGAGTGTGAATACCTGATCGGCCAGCATGTGACCGCAGCACTGTACGGGGTGGTGAATGTGAAGAAGGTGTTGCAGCGAATGGTGGGAAACCTGTTAAGTCTAGGAAAGCG GGAAGGCATCGACCAGTCCTACCAGCTCCTAAGGGACTCTCTGGACCTGTACTTGGCGATGTACCCCGACCAGGTGCAGCTGCTcctcctccaagccaggctttactTCCACCTGGGTATCTGGCCAGAGAAG GAGCTGATGGCACCAGGTGTTCAGATTCCAAGCCCACCCACACGCTTCACCCCTGTGGACCGGGGTCAGGCGAGATGGTCTCTAAAGAAGCCAACAGATGGGCACTTTCCACTTCTGCTGCCAAACCT TGCCACTGGGTGCCGTAAAGAGAATAGAACCTCAGGCTCAGGCAGTTCTGCTCCGCCAGCTCGTCAGGTAACTTCGAAGGAGCGGGCTTTCTCCCTGTTCTCCTGA
- the FBXO21 gene encoding F-box only protein 21 isoform X1 yields the protein MAAAAVDSAMEVVPALVEEAAPEAAGLSCLVNLPGEVLEYILCSGSLTAADIGRVSSTCRRLRELCQGSGKVWKEQFRVRWPSLMKHYSPTDYVNWLEEYKVRQKAGLEARKIVASFSKRFFSEHVPCNGFSDIENLEGPEIFFEDELVCILNMEGRKALTWKYYAKKILYYLRQQKILNNLKAFLQQPDDYESYLEGAVYIDQYCNPLSDISLKDIQAQIDSIVELVCKTLRGINSRHPSLAFKAGESSMIMEIELQSQVLDAMNHVLYDQLKFKGNRMDYYNALNLYMHQVLIRRTGIPISMSLLYLTIARQLGVPLEPVNFPSHFLLRWCQGAEGATLDIFDYIYIDAFGKGKQLTVKECEYLIGQHVTAALYGVVNVKKVLQRMVGNLLSLGKREGIDQSYQLLRDSLDLYLAMYPDQVQLLLLQARLYFHLGIWPEKSFCLVLKVLDILQHIQTLDPGQHGAVGYLVQHTLEHIERKKEEVGVEVKLRSHEKHRDVCYSIGLIMKHKRYGYNCVIYGWDPTCMMGHEWIRNMNVHSLPHGHHQPFYNVLVEDGSCRYAAQENLEYNVEPQEISHPDVGRYFSEFTGTHYIPNAELEIRYPEDLESVYETVQNIYSAKKENVE from the exons ATGGCGGCGGCAGCGGTCGACAGCGCGATGGAAGTGGTGCCGGCGCTGGTGGAGGAGGCCGCGCCCGAGGCGGCGGGCCTCAGCTGCCTCGTCAACCTGCCGGGAGAGGTGCTAGAGTACATCCTGTGTAGCGGCTCGCTGACGGCCGCCGACATCGGCCGCGTCTCCAGCACCTGCCGGCGGCTGCGCGAGCTGTGCCAGGGTAGCGGGAAGGTGTGGAAGGAGCAGTTCCGGGTGAG GTGGCCTTCCCTTATGAAACACTACAGCCCCACCGACTACGTCAATTGGTTGGAGGAGTACAAAGTTCGACAAAAAGCTGGGTTGGAAGCCCGGAAGATTGTAGCCTCGTTCTCAAAGAGGTTCTTTTCAGAGCAC GTCCCTTGTAACGGTTTCAGTGACATTGAGAATCTTGAGGGCCCAGAGATATTTTTTGAGGATGAGCTGGTGTGTATCCTAAATATGGAAGGAAG aaaAGCTTTGACCTGGAAATACTACgccaaaaaaattctttattaccTAAGGCAACAGAAAATTTTGAATAATCTTAAGGCTTTTCTTCAGCAGCCTGATGACTATGAATCGTATCTTGAAG GCGCAGTGTATATTGACCAGTACTGCAACCCTCTCTCTGACATCAGTCTCAAGGACATCCAGGCTCAGATTGACAGCATCGTGGAGCTTGTTTGCAAAACCCTCCGGGGCATAAACAGTCGCCACCCCAGCTTGGCCTTCAAGGCAG GCGAATCCTCCATGATCATGGAAATAGAGCTCCAGAGTCAGGTGCTGGATGCCATGAACCATGTCCTATATGACCAGCTGAAGTTCAAGGGGAACCGAATGGATTACTACAACGCCCTGAACTTATACATGCACCAG GTGTTAATCCGCAGAACAGGAATCCCCATCAGCATGTCTCTGCTCTACCTGACAATTGCCCGGCAGTTGGGGGTCCCACTGGAGCCTGTCAACTTCCCCAGCCACTTCTTACTAAGGTGGTGCCAAGGGGCAGAAGG GGCGACCCTGGACATCTTTGACTACATCTACATAGATGCTTTTGGGAAAGGCAAGCAACTGACAGTGAAAGAGTGTGAATACCTGATCGGCCAGCATGTGACCGCAGCACTGTACGGGGTGGTGAATGTGAAGAAGGTGTTGCAGCGAATGGTGGGAAACCTGTTAAGTCTAGGAAAGCG GGAAGGCATCGACCAGTCCTACCAGCTCCTAAGGGACTCTCTGGACCTGTACTTGGCGATGTACCCCGACCAGGTGCAGCTGCTcctcctccaagccaggctttactTCCACCTGGGTATCTGGCCAGAGAAG TCTTTCTGTCTTGTCTTGAAGGTGCTTGACATCCTCCAGCACATCCAGACGCTGGACCCGGGGCAGCACGGGGCGGTGGGTTACCTGGTGCAACACACGCTGGAGCACATTGAGCGGaagaaggaggaggtgggggtggaggtcaaGCTTCGCTCCCATGAGAAGCACAGGGACGTCTGCTACTCCATTGGGCTCATTATGAAGCACAAGAG GTACGGCTATAACTGTGTCATCTACGGCTGGGACCCCACCTGTATGATGGGACACGAGTGGATCCGAAACATGAACGTCCACAGCCTGCCTCACGGCCACCATCAGCCCTTTTACAACGTCCTGGTGGAGGATGGGTCCTGTCGATACGCCGCCCAGG
- the FBXO21 gene encoding F-box only protein 21 isoform X2 — protein MAAAAVDSAMEVVPALVEEAAPEAAGLSCLVNLPGEVLEYILCSGSLTAADIGRVSSTCRRLRELCQGSGKVWKEQFRVRWPSLMKHYSPTDYVNWLEEYKVRQKAGLEARKIVASFSKRFFSEHVPCNGFSDIENLEGPEIFFEDELVCILNMEGRKALTWKYYAKKILYYLRQQKILNNLKAFLQQPDDYESYLEGAVYIDQYCNPLSDISLKDIQAQIDSIVELVCKTLRGINSRHPSLAFKAGESSMIMEIELQSQVLDAMNHVLYDQLKFKGNRMDYYNALNLYMHQVLIRRTGIPISMSLLYLTIARQLGVPLEPVNFPSHFLLRWCQGAEGATLDIFDYIYIDAFGKGKQLTVKECEYLIGQHVTAALYGVVNVKKVLQRMVGNLLSLGKREGIDQSYQLLRDSLDLYLAMYPDQVQLLLLQARLYFHLGIWPEKVLDILQHIQTLDPGQHGAVGYLVQHTLEHIERKKEEVGVEVKLRSHEKHRDVCYSIGLIMKHKRYGYNCVIYGWDPTCMMGHEWIRNMNVHSLPHGHHQPFYNVLVEDGSCRYAAQENLEYNVEPQEISHPDVGRYFSEFTGTHYIPNAELEIRYPEDLESVYETVQNIYSAKKENVE, from the exons ATGGCGGCGGCAGCGGTCGACAGCGCGATGGAAGTGGTGCCGGCGCTGGTGGAGGAGGCCGCGCCCGAGGCGGCGGGCCTCAGCTGCCTCGTCAACCTGCCGGGAGAGGTGCTAGAGTACATCCTGTGTAGCGGCTCGCTGACGGCCGCCGACATCGGCCGCGTCTCCAGCACCTGCCGGCGGCTGCGCGAGCTGTGCCAGGGTAGCGGGAAGGTGTGGAAGGAGCAGTTCCGGGTGAG GTGGCCTTCCCTTATGAAACACTACAGCCCCACCGACTACGTCAATTGGTTGGAGGAGTACAAAGTTCGACAAAAAGCTGGGTTGGAAGCCCGGAAGATTGTAGCCTCGTTCTCAAAGAGGTTCTTTTCAGAGCAC GTCCCTTGTAACGGTTTCAGTGACATTGAGAATCTTGAGGGCCCAGAGATATTTTTTGAGGATGAGCTGGTGTGTATCCTAAATATGGAAGGAAG aaaAGCTTTGACCTGGAAATACTACgccaaaaaaattctttattaccTAAGGCAACAGAAAATTTTGAATAATCTTAAGGCTTTTCTTCAGCAGCCTGATGACTATGAATCGTATCTTGAAG GCGCAGTGTATATTGACCAGTACTGCAACCCTCTCTCTGACATCAGTCTCAAGGACATCCAGGCTCAGATTGACAGCATCGTGGAGCTTGTTTGCAAAACCCTCCGGGGCATAAACAGTCGCCACCCCAGCTTGGCCTTCAAGGCAG GCGAATCCTCCATGATCATGGAAATAGAGCTCCAGAGTCAGGTGCTGGATGCCATGAACCATGTCCTATATGACCAGCTGAAGTTCAAGGGGAACCGAATGGATTACTACAACGCCCTGAACTTATACATGCACCAG GTGTTAATCCGCAGAACAGGAATCCCCATCAGCATGTCTCTGCTCTACCTGACAATTGCCCGGCAGTTGGGGGTCCCACTGGAGCCTGTCAACTTCCCCAGCCACTTCTTACTAAGGTGGTGCCAAGGGGCAGAAGG GGCGACCCTGGACATCTTTGACTACATCTACATAGATGCTTTTGGGAAAGGCAAGCAACTGACAGTGAAAGAGTGTGAATACCTGATCGGCCAGCATGTGACCGCAGCACTGTACGGGGTGGTGAATGTGAAGAAGGTGTTGCAGCGAATGGTGGGAAACCTGTTAAGTCTAGGAAAGCG GGAAGGCATCGACCAGTCCTACCAGCTCCTAAGGGACTCTCTGGACCTGTACTTGGCGATGTACCCCGACCAGGTGCAGCTGCTcctcctccaagccaggctttactTCCACCTGGGTATCTGGCCAGAGAAG GTGCTTGACATCCTCCAGCACATCCAGACGCTGGACCCGGGGCAGCACGGGGCGGTGGGTTACCTGGTGCAACACACGCTGGAGCACATTGAGCGGaagaaggaggaggtgggggtggaggtcaaGCTTCGCTCCCATGAGAAGCACAGGGACGTCTGCTACTCCATTGGGCTCATTATGAAGCACAAGAG GTACGGCTATAACTGTGTCATCTACGGCTGGGACCCCACCTGTATGATGGGACACGAGTGGATCCGAAACATGAACGTCCACAGCCTGCCTCACGGCCACCATCAGCCCTTTTACAACGTCCTGGTGGAGGATGGGTCCTGTCGATACGCCGCCCAGG
- the FBXO21 gene encoding F-box only protein 21 isoform X3: protein MAAAAVDSAMEVVPALVEEAAPEAAGLSCLVNLPGEVLEYILCSGSLTAADIGRVSSTCRRLRELCQGSGKVWKEQFRVRWPSLMKHYSPTDYVNWLEEYKVRQKAGLEARKIVASFSKRFFSEHVPCNGFSDIENLEGPEIFFEDELVCILNMEGRKALTWKYYAKKILYYLRQQKILNNLKAFLQQPDDYESYLEGAVYIDQYCNPLSDISLKDIQAQIDSIVELVCKTLRGINSRHPSLAFKAGESSMIMEIELQSQVLDAMNHVLYDQLKFKGNRMDYYNALNLYMHQVLIRRTGIPISMSLLYLTIARQLGVPLEPVNFPSHFLLRWCQGAEGATLDIFDYIYIDAFGKGKQLTVKECEYLIGQHVTAALYGVVNVKKVLQRMVGNLLSLGKREGIDQSYQLLRDSLDLYLAMYPDQVQLLLLQARLYFHLGIWPEKELMAPGVQIPSPPTRFTPVDRGQARWSLKKPTDGHFPLLLPNLYPCCDPVIPASIRYISVEKKPLGFPRHTPLGSGSNLLPVQGLLRFLLFLFLDVQVLVSTSVVSVKHTQVSLHL, encoded by the exons ATGGCGGCGGCAGCGGTCGACAGCGCGATGGAAGTGGTGCCGGCGCTGGTGGAGGAGGCCGCGCCCGAGGCGGCGGGCCTCAGCTGCCTCGTCAACCTGCCGGGAGAGGTGCTAGAGTACATCCTGTGTAGCGGCTCGCTGACGGCCGCCGACATCGGCCGCGTCTCCAGCACCTGCCGGCGGCTGCGCGAGCTGTGCCAGGGTAGCGGGAAGGTGTGGAAGGAGCAGTTCCGGGTGAG GTGGCCTTCCCTTATGAAACACTACAGCCCCACCGACTACGTCAATTGGTTGGAGGAGTACAAAGTTCGACAAAAAGCTGGGTTGGAAGCCCGGAAGATTGTAGCCTCGTTCTCAAAGAGGTTCTTTTCAGAGCAC GTCCCTTGTAACGGTTTCAGTGACATTGAGAATCTTGAGGGCCCAGAGATATTTTTTGAGGATGAGCTGGTGTGTATCCTAAATATGGAAGGAAG aaaAGCTTTGACCTGGAAATACTACgccaaaaaaattctttattaccTAAGGCAACAGAAAATTTTGAATAATCTTAAGGCTTTTCTTCAGCAGCCTGATGACTATGAATCGTATCTTGAAG GCGCAGTGTATATTGACCAGTACTGCAACCCTCTCTCTGACATCAGTCTCAAGGACATCCAGGCTCAGATTGACAGCATCGTGGAGCTTGTTTGCAAAACCCTCCGGGGCATAAACAGTCGCCACCCCAGCTTGGCCTTCAAGGCAG GCGAATCCTCCATGATCATGGAAATAGAGCTCCAGAGTCAGGTGCTGGATGCCATGAACCATGTCCTATATGACCAGCTGAAGTTCAAGGGGAACCGAATGGATTACTACAACGCCCTGAACTTATACATGCACCAG GTGTTAATCCGCAGAACAGGAATCCCCATCAGCATGTCTCTGCTCTACCTGACAATTGCCCGGCAGTTGGGGGTCCCACTGGAGCCTGTCAACTTCCCCAGCCACTTCTTACTAAGGTGGTGCCAAGGGGCAGAAGG GGCGACCCTGGACATCTTTGACTACATCTACATAGATGCTTTTGGGAAAGGCAAGCAACTGACAGTGAAAGAGTGTGAATACCTGATCGGCCAGCATGTGACCGCAGCACTGTACGGGGTGGTGAATGTGAAGAAGGTGTTGCAGCGAATGGTGGGAAACCTGTTAAGTCTAGGAAAGCG GGAAGGCATCGACCAGTCCTACCAGCTCCTAAGGGACTCTCTGGACCTGTACTTGGCGATGTACCCCGACCAGGTGCAGCTGCTcctcctccaagccaggctttactTCCACCTGGGTATCTGGCCAGAGAAG GAGCTGATGGCACCAGGTGTTCAGATTCCAAGCCCACCCACACGCTTCACCCCTGTGGACCGGGGTCAGGCGAGATGGTCTCTAAAGAAGCCAACAGATGGGCACTTTCCACTTCTGCTGCCAAACCTGTATCCTTGTTGTGATCCAGTTATTCCTGCCTCCATTCGCTACATTTCAGTGGAAAAGAAGCCCCTCGGTTTCCCAAGGCACACACCCCTGGGCTCTGGGTCCAACCTTCTGCCTGTCCAAGGACTGCTacgttttcttttgtttcttttcctggaTGTGCAGGTCCTTGTCTCTACTTCTGTTGTCAGTGTTAAACACACTCAGGTCTCTCTTCAtctttga